The genomic interval tttttaaccgacttccaaaaactaTTAGGTTCTCAAgttgatataggtacctacgtaaggTTTTACAGAAAACTCACCTGTCTTTACTTTAGGTACTTTTGATTATTCTATGGATGATTAGCCTATAACAGAAGTGCAGTTTACGTGGATAGTGTGAACAgcttttataatactttttggtattgtatatgtatatgtacgtGTTTATATATTAAACTGAATCGCAAGACAAGACAGAAAAATGCGAATAGAAAGGGCAATAAATGACTGACGCGACAATGGAAACGCATCCTTACAAGCGGTTAATGACCGAGATTGTTATTCGGGGGATAATAAGTCATATCTTTGGAAATGGAAAATGTTTAGTGCCTGTTTTTATCTAGTTCATTGATTTACTAGCTAAAGATATTGGTATACCTATCTATAGCAAGATCATGAGAGactaatatacatacataacagcTGCAGAACGATGCATCAAGTTAAAGCTCAACCATTGAAGACTACATGTGAGAATGAAAGAGATAATGAAGGCAACAGGTCTTAGTTTTTTTGTTCTGTATGGTTTTCATAAGTAAGTTGATTTTCctacaaatatgtatatgttatggaccatgtgattaattcgggcattatttataatgcccgaattaatcattataaataatgcccgagcattatgaataatgtctagctttatcgggccaaatgattaataactatctcaacttcattatttatcacattgcacgggcattattatattgctacatgacagttgggcaatttgataaaaaagctatattttacgcggtgatattttcatttgacttttattaaGAGAAGATGTTAATTATGACAAATAATAagtctaacctccccactcagagacatttaatgattacttaagtcactccttagagaaggaatgtcatacaaatccttcactaaggaatggcttaagtaaccattaaatgtctctgagtggggaggtaattgcttaaactttagtttattttgttttgtaataataagtaatttctataaaacaaagatttgttgtaaaatttttgtttttataataatattttttgttatatttttaatataactttccttaacttttaaatgcaaaaactagtaaatttttaaggcagaagtctttcataattaatccaaatcatgaggctgattATTAAGTGGTTAATTAAGTAATAACATAAGTGGTTTGATatttcatcatctcagccataggacgtccactgctgaacataggcctcccccttagatctccacagatacctgttggaggcgacctgcatccagcgtcgacggcgacctatATAAGGTCGTCTGTTCACCTTGttagtggacgtcctatgctgcgcttgctagtccgtggtcctCACTCCAGCACTTTACGatcccatcggccatctgctctgcgagcaatatggccagcccattgcaacttcaacttgctaatccggtgggctatatcggtgactttggttcgtctacggatctcctcgtttcggattcgatcacgtagagaaactccgagcatagccctctccatagctcgttgagcgactttgagctttgagatgaggccgatagtgagagaccacgttttggtgccgtaagtcatcactggtaacacacattggttgaagactttcgtcttgaggcacatACCtcatgtcggacgaaaagacattgcgtagtttcccgaactctgtccagccgagttggattcggcggagagattccaacttcgagaaaggtcaactctttctcgaagttggacctgcttaattggactacttgtcctagcaTAGCGtttgatacttagtttattttaaattaaatggcaataacaataaaaaaaattgaaattaaatatgtttgtattactttgcccaaaaggtcacgggcaatatgtatagtgcccggtcaatttgattatttaaataattattatcaaattgcactctcatattgggcatttttcgtaatgaccgggcattatgtatactgccaaatttatcacttggtccataacatatataactCAATGGCTAAGGTATCCTATTGACAAGAAACCACCGTAGTtacattactttattttataagtatagtataagtacctatagtataaGTATAGTAGtaatttttataagaataaaataaaagtccGTATTCCGAATTTGTAGCAAGTCTTTCAGACCTACTTCAAGATCAAATCTGTCTTAGTTACCTAATTCAACAGTATATCAAGTTCGCAATATCTTCTATTAGGACTAGAATTCCCAAGACGCAATTCTTGCTGAAAACCTAAGGCCTGCCTGTCAGTTGTTACGTGTAATACATCTAGTAAGAGTAATGGATCATACAACCTTTGTACTGTGACAGCCTGTCAGTAATACAATTGTAAGAAATATTATACAAACGTATGTAAAAAGATTTGTCTTCACCCTGAATATAGGACACTTACGTCCTTTTATTAATGTTACAACTGTATTGTAGTTCGTAAAAATTTTGATATTGTTGATTaccagcacactgcagactaaatagttggcCGAGAGTTGACCGATGTTTGgcattattttcaaagaaagtcttgattcctatcaaagtttttagtcagtctaATACCAGCTAAATAGCTgacctttgtaatgtgcgttctaatcttcataccgatttatgatcccaaacaaactatcgcgtgactaaaagtttacagtttGCCCTCTAAAGCTTAACGTCAAAACGAGAAACATTTTCACTCAACATGATATTCGCGAGAAAAtcccaaaaaataacaaatggcgACCATAAGGTCGGCGCGAGGGTAAATTCCAGGCATTCACGCCTACGGCAAGATAAAAGACGGTGGAGTCTACCGGAAGATATGACCTATTATAAACATGTACGGGTTTCCTTGTAAGGACTCAACTCGTATTTTTCTCGGAGCCtgcaatttgtatgaaaagttaAGGAAAACAATTGAACAACACACAGTCCTTGCGAACATATTACTTCTTAAAAAGAAtctctatggagtttcttgtcggcttttctccatgagaccaactgtttggaaccatgcaactagtgtgacgttttaTAAGGACCTTCAAAAGCCTATTTGACATTTGACCTTGACTTCGTTACCAGACGTAAATAAAAGATCAATTATATAAGAAATCGTAACTTTAGAGCTTCACCCAGACTGAAACCCTTAAGTACGAATTCTTGCAAAGTTAAATCGTGAATACCACTTTCGGAAAATGTCGTAATGTAATGAAAAGCTCTTTTTGAACCAGATGGCAACAAAAGTCGTAGCTAATGTGAATGGAGCTATAAGATGTTGGCAATCACACcctttgtacatattttaatggaaaaaaaGGATCAGTTGGTTGGCCCAAGTTATGGGAGGCAAGAGGTTTCAAAATGAAGTACAATTTTACTTCATGAGCCAGTAACTTTagtttactttactttttaccGAACGGGTTTGAAATACCTACAAAGCAAGCACATATCATGCATGAATATATCTCAAAGCCAACgtgtaattttaataagtaactTATCGTATTTTAACACATCAATACGCaagaaaatacctacatacatatatccattattataaatatcttcTTAACCTTCTCCAGAAatactattttgattaaacaaatatatatgCAAACACGTGGTACATCAATTTGCATGCTTATTAGTACCTACTGATAACATATTCCTTCAGCACGACTCACGCTTAACTATATTAGACCACTGAAGGTGTGTagtcatttacataaaaaggtTTACCTAAATGGGTACTTCTCGTGTTtgtataaatcatattttgtaatattgtaaGGGTAGTAATTAGCAAACGATGCAATTAAGAGGAACTAAAATAGACAATAAAGAAAGTAAGTTACAGTTCCGTTTCAATTATATTATACAGAGGATTTTAATCCAAAAATGcttaaccgactttaaaaattctttcactgttggaaagcagTTTCTCTGAAACGCGGGTAGCACTGCGAGGAACAGCTACTTTTCTATGTCCACAAGCAAATTGTGAAGTTATCGTACCATAACTGTTTACCACTGCAAAGACACCTGATgcttatttaaactttatcaGCCCCCGATATTTTATTCAGCAATCACATACGCACTAGTCACTACAACAAGACAACAATTATACTTATTACTTTATACAAATCGCTACCCGCTTCAGCGTATGCACGGCACCACACAAGAATCCCCAAGCAATTTGTCTCCAATTTACTCTGATAAGAACGAATCTCCCGAGCAACTTATGATAGTAATCCTTCCAGTGTCCACGGTAATTGCGTTAGGTACAATTAATTGCTAGACAGCTCTAAACGCAATCTGTCTAGACTTGAACCTTTATGGGCTAGGTTTAAGGTGACGGGTGAGGTAAGGAAGACTGTTATGTAGGTCTTTAAACAACCAAGTTCGGCCTTTTCATCGTCATAGAATTCGAGGTAAAGTTTAGCGATAAAACGTGGAAAGTTTTTTGACGGATTTCGaatgtttttaatgaattttcaaaGGTTTTGAAGTGTTACTGTTAACTATGTATGCATAGAGCTTCGGCTTGCATAAGTGCAGGTCATGAATAAAGAAAAGTGATATAAACAAACATCATGTTGAGTTCTGATCTTAatgtatttgtgttttaaaGGCAGATAGGTCCTTCTGCTGGTCCTTTGAGAGCTCAATGTAACAAATGCATGGCCAATGTTAGCTTAATCTTTTCAAAATGTCACCACATACCTCTTTCACTTACAGTTACAAAACTCGAAAGAACCCATGCAATCACCACAGCATCCCAATTTTAGAAACCGATGAACCAGTTCTAAATCCGAAGCAATACCGATCACAGCTCGTAAACCACATCAGGGCCtgggcctgcagtctcgacaaagatagcgatcgcttaacgacaaaattcggtcgataagtcctaacgatccgatcgtaacgatttttggtagtctctactgccaaaactatcgagtgtcatcgcaaagttaccgaatattttcggtaagataacgatttatcgttatgtcatagaatttccttgcgacagtttttgacagcccgctaagtgatagctactatcgatatcgttcctatatttgtttattttacgtcagaaaatattaaataaatagtaatttaataaataatggcttctgaatatttagcatgggacttagttgtgctcgagcacagacgcgatgtgcttatgggtcgacaaatagcacgaaacaagcgaaacgatgaaaatcccttggatttggaggatggccaatttcttcaaatgtatagaatttcaaaggaaatgtttcacaggctactaagtgaactgcgtccatctctccaaagacgacggccttacggactttctgtggagtcccaagtaagtgtctttgcgacctaccgtgcataaataatatttctataatatatttttcttataactaaggttgaactttttaaattttcttcttattagatactgacggcactccgattttacgcatgtgggtgctaccaacaacctgttggcttgcagtggggttgtagcatgagccaaaatctgttagccgagtcatccgggctgtaacttcggcaataaatgaaaacttttaagaaaatatattaaatttccaaTGACTCAAGGAGAACGCCATGCGGCAAAACAGAAATTTAGAAATGCCCACAGCCATTCCCAGGGTAATTGGAGCCATTGATTGcacccatataaaaattttagctcctaagaccaatgaggagtcttatgtgagtggtcaccatgagggccattcattaaatgtgcaagctgtaagttgaccttcagttctataatatctaaaaatattgtttgaaaaatatgtacttacatatttaatatattacaggtgtgtgaccctgatcttattattttaaatattaatgctcgatggccaggagcgagacatgatgctcacatatgggcaaattcaccggtgcgctcaacaatgaagcgacattttgaaaatggggaccgccgtgcttggctgcttggtaaataaatgaacattataaatctgcctcgaagaggttgcccattcgacttctgaaattactttgtatttttaatcttttaggtgatgatggatatcctctggaaccgtggttaatgactcccataaaacatcaacagcctggcacaccggaatataaatataccgaagcacactgctcagctaggaacatcatagaaagatgcttcggtgtgctaaaatctgtgtttagatgtctatcacaccaacgccagttaatgtacgaaccctatatggctggcctaataattaacgcatgtgcagtgctccacaatatgcggataacatataaattaccggaaccagagtccaccacatccatgcagctggtggataatagtagattccatgatgatatgttagaagttacaggtaacttatgaactgattttttattttactatgtatgtatacctaacaccaatacattttatttttgttatgcaggttctgggcgagctgttgcagagcgcataagaagaaggctaattaacactagtttcacataattattatacttttttcatttatgtactgtttcaaataaaaaacattttatatcatttattatttttatttatgtaattatttattgcgtcagctattttgtttccgacttttaccaattgcagcgtcgcctcggcttgtaccttggctgcctcagcctgcatcttggcagcatctgcttgcgcttgagcagcagttgccagcatctaaaacgttggatttactgaatgtgtcttaatgttctctagcatgctagtgtgtataataattaagaggaaatttacactataacacaccttcattgtagcagcatttgcttctgcaactgctagaaattctcgtcgagctgcactatattgctcagaaacactttggcgaggattcagatctgaaaatacccaaaattattggtattgtaggaattattggctgacccacctgcagaactaatgttttattataaataaaatttaagcttactcctctttcttctgggtctctgtcgcagtggtggtgttgatgatgcaacagtttctgtccttctgccacgtactgctggaattatcaattataacacattaaataaaaatcaatgaaaataaacataggtgagcaaaataactgcaacttactcatttgtagtactggcgactgagggcatcttgcacttgttcttggatgggtggtggtgaagaaccagccgttgctctgctgtcattgattgctaaaatattttgttaattaatattttggtaacattagtgtacagatgtatacacataataaaatatattatagcagtaaccaactagttactaaaactccaacttacttgtttcagtcggtaacaattccacaaaatctctagctgtaataaaataaatagtaacattaaaattaaaataattatattttgaattgagtacctattaatttaaaacttaccctgagaatgaggtaaggtgagaacctcagagattaccaccccagcctccatctcatgttgtaataactgtaaataacaataaaagtatttttagtgttatcaacattcaaagattgagaatattaaattgtattgaatacaataatcacaactTACATCTTCCTCTGGCATAGCGTCCGGGCAGTCTGTCCCAAAGGAATAATCTGCcccaactattgaaattatccgGCTCTCGGCCTCGGTCAGGGGAGCAGTGCTGACGCCTCGGTTGCCGGTacgtttttgttctttttttaattttgccgccttaCTGCAAGCGCGGCTTTTTAAGTCTCTCCAAACctacaattagaataattaactcaagtaaataataaaaaaaaactgacgtggcatgtacatgcttataattaaaaccaattcaatcTTTGAAAAAGACTTACCGTCATCCACTGCTCTGGTGTCTTTCTAGACCCGTTAGGGAGATTATTGAGCTCCTCGGCAACCTCCCTCCAGCCCGTTTCGAAATTTTCCCGGCCCTGCAAGCCGGTAAATTTCCGCGTGTGCAAATATGGACGCGCTTCTAATATTGATAGCCCTAGCTAATTATCATGACATATTCGTGTCGGTACGATAGCGAAAACCGTATTCATAGTGcggtgaatttgtattaaaatgttgcatgtaaaaaaaatccttgtattatagggagaaatggtagacaagatttgcacaaccaattttgtttcctttgacaattataaagaaaatagatgaaccttatcatattaaaactttttgcatcgaaccgtgtaagtaaaacataccgttttttaagaaaacacatattaaagatcttaatagtttgcgtacttgcaatacagacatagaacataaacaaactgtcaatgtcaagtttgtttgtgcacttgaacattggtttgatttataataataataaaggagaacggtgtattcattactattcatggACGGTGAAGTCATTGAAACAGGCGCAGGCCTGCCGGGTGCCAGCAGCTTGAGCGTCAGGTAAGTACATCTACAACgagaattttttattcctattcttggtacttactaaattgaatactttgtatACATCCGAAGTATTCTGTGTTTACATAATGACTACTTTAATGTTTCAGGCGTAAGCGTCTGCGTAGCC from Helicoverpa armigera isolate CAAS_96S chromosome 19, ASM3070526v1, whole genome shotgun sequence carries:
- the LOC135118236 gene encoding putative nuclease HARBI1 codes for the protein MRQNRNLEMPTAIPRVIGAIDCTHIKILAPKTNEESYVSGHHEGHSLNVQAVCDPDLIILNINARWPGARHDAHIWANSPVRSTMKRHFENGDRRAWLLGDDGYPLEPWLMTPIKHQQPGTPEYKYTEAHCSARNIIERCFGVLKSVFRCLSHQRQLMYEPYMAGLIINACAVLHNMRITYKLPEPESTTSMQLVDNSRFHDDMLEVTGSGRAVAERIRRRLINTSFT
- the LOC135118205 gene encoding uncharacterized protein LOC135118205 — encoded protein: MTVWRDLKSRACSKAAKLKKEQKRTGNRGVSTAPLTEAESRIISIVGADYSFGTDCPDAMPEEDLLQHEMEAGVVISEVLTLPHSQARDFVELLPTETTINDSRATAGSSPPPIQEQVQDALSRQYYK